The region ACACATGCAGCGGCAATACAGATTGTTCTGCCGAGttcactgtctgtcactgaTCTAAAAAGTAAATTCAGATTACGGTGGTTTTTATTCTGTGGTCAataaatatttagatttaacttcttttctttctttttttaagcagCAGCATGTTAACTGCAACAACATACAAGTTTATAGAtttgctgcaaaaaaaagttaaaggacACCAACAACATGCTAACTCCTGTTCTTTGCTTTTTTCCTggtcttttattttgctttgtgtttgtcatcatGTCGGTTAGATCTACTTCATGATTACTGTTAGAATTCATGTTTTAGGATAAAGTAGGAAAATAACACCCAGGTCTGTACAAACACTACTGTACTAAATCTGAATCTAATTCAATTGAATTAGTAAAATTTTCCTGAGCAAAGAATAACACTTGTTATCCGTGTTGTTTACTTTTTccagtaacttttttttttttttatttctctgaagTTGACTAACATAACTGAGGACACCATGAAACCCTTTGTAAgcaaatatgaacaaataaatagtttcaatcaaaaatgtaaagaaataaagcagaaaattaGATGATACTGTCAGATTTACGGGCTAAGTCTGAGTATGTAATATAGCCATACACTGGGTAAAGGGTACAGCCCAGTATTAACACTGGGTTAGAGCTACAGTGGcaaccaataaataaaataagaaatgattCTTGGGATGAATGCATCCATTAAATCAAGAAGCCTTCATCCATATCAAGTGTTACCACTGCAAGATAGAGACCCCAGGGTTTCCCCTTCACACCTGGGACTGATAAATACTGAGATCAATTCTTTCTAAAAGGTGACAGCAGGTAAAGATGAGACATTAGAATAactgaaggagggagaaaagggaagCCAGTACAGTGTTTCCCCTGTAATTGATTTGGAATAATGCAACTGAAcgttcatttttctgtttggctGCACATCTGTTTAATTTTTGGTCCCAGTTTTGGGTCAGTGGGATCTTATACCTCTGATAGTTTCTTGTTTCTCGACAACATGAGTTTTCTGAACACTGGCTGTAACTTTGTTATTCATGAGAGGAAATTCAACTGAATAACAATGTCATATTTTCACAAACTGTAGTCTCTACAGCTGACTGTGTTGAGGGGAAACACGGTGTAAATCAAAAGAAGCACACATgccctggaggaggagaggaggagtccAGAGGAGCCCAGAGTAAACTCTCAAAGGTTCGGGCTCATTAGAAGAAGCCGTGTAAGTGTTGGCTGGTAGTCTACTTCCGGCCCCAGAAGTGAGGGGCTCGGCGAGGGGACGTACCGTCCTGAGAGCTGCTAAGGCCATTGCTGCTCCAGTCCATTTGCCTGGAGGGGAGCGCCTcctacagagagagaagtgaacTTCATTTATAAGATTATCCCATCtaaatgtgttcatgtgttacACTCTGGTCCCTTTCACATCAGTCAtatcaaatcaaacagaccaGTTTACCCGCATTGAGTCTGCTGAGGGGGTTCGGGTCCCTGTAGGTGTCTGTGCTGTGACTGCTGTGTGTCCTGGGGAACAGACAGCTGGCACAGAATCTTTGGTGGGCTCTAGCATTCCCTGATGGGTGATAAAACAGTGGAGACAGAATAAAGAACCTATAATAAGCAAAAgtggcaaaaataaaagtgacaaaacaaagcatCTCTTTATAGCACTGAAGCTGtcatgtattgtattgttgtattcacacaatgaatacattttgtatAGTCTTCTATTACACACCGCTGATATTGGTATTCTTATGTTACAATGCTTCTTTCCACTAAAAACAAGTTCATTTTGTTCACATTTCCTGCAGCTGACTCACCAGGCTGGAAGCAAAAGCAGGAACAGCCACTGGCTGCTTCTTCATGCCGATGAAAATCTTTCAGAGGGCAAagacatacaaaataaaaacatcgGATTCTGCATTTTAGGACTCTGCAGTATAGCATTACTTAAAACGATCAAGCAGTACTGCAAGTCAAATGCATTGATCAATCACTGCAGTCATAGTTTCAGCTTTTAACTCTACTGGTGAAGATGTTGTTAGGGTCACTGATAAACActagtttttatgttttgccaAACTCACAATGTTCCTCGTGTCCACACCGAGGCACCTGAGCAGAGTCCTGTTTGAATGAGAACCACCCCACTGAAACTGGAGGCCGACTGCACTGTGGACATCTTGGTGTGGCCACCACAGGCCCTGCTGCACACTGAGAAATGGTGAGAGAATTTAAAAGCAGgatcagacacacagagacattaaTAACTATTCAtgagaaaggaaatgagagTAAATCTGAAATGACAAGAAGAACATCTGAAGTAGCACTATTTACCAAGTTTGAAGTAAAACTGGTTCTTTttaagtgaaaatgtcaaagactATTAATATATCCACcgtcatcatcaccaccatcttTCTAATTCAGCAAGTTTTCCTCACCACTGAGCAGCACTGAGTTCTggcatcctctcctcctcaccctcagGGAGGTGTCGGGTGTGAAACAGAGCACCGAGGCTCAGCGGCTTCTCCTCACCTTCCACCGTCGGGACCACTACCTCTGGGAAACTGGcccagaggagctgctggatACGGCACGACAGTGACGCCTGaccggaaaaaaaaaagaggaaaagatcagTCCAAATGTAATGTGAAATATGAACCTACTTTTTGACTCGCTTTTATTCTTGAAACTTTTGGCAAATGTTTTTGGGATGtgacaaaaaaagcaataaaaataatgataataaaaggaaaacagaaagagtAATCCATCACAAGccctgcaaaataaaacaactgacACCTTCTGGAACTACTTTTCCTCTGACTTTATCCTGCTAATTATCaacagttttcagtgaaatgtctccCACCTGACAGCTGTTTCTCCTTAAAACTCCATACTGTCCCTCCCTGttctgttcttcctctgtgtcccCATCAGGCTGAAAGCTGCTGACTTGGTCTCTGTCCTGTGTCCAAGAGTTTCCCTCCTCCTGAGCCCTCTGATCCTGGAACTCCGCCCATGACCCTTCTCCATCCTCCTGTGTGGGCGCTGAGCAGAAATCTGCAAAGCTGTCACTCGGTGGTAAGTTGCCTAGACTCAGCACCCTTACATCAGCTGTTTGTACACCTTCCTGGTCCCTGTGATGCTCACAGCTACTGTCATTGAAGTCTGCAAATTCATCTTCTGTATGTGTTACAGAATGTGACTGGTTGGAGGTAGCAGAGGTTTCCTGAGTCGCAGGTTGGTCGCAGTGATGAAAACCCTTCTCTGCCTCAGACCGGCTGAGATTTGCCATGCTGCTGTTTCCCagatcttcatcctcatcatcagtcTGGTCCCAGTCTGTCTGATCACCTTGTGAAGCAAGAGATGAAACATTTGGTTCCAAGTCAGCAAATGACAAATCATCACAGGAGGATGCCAGGTCATCTGAAGCAGACTCATACACACTCAATGTTTGAGGGGCAGTAGAAACGCtcttctctccgtctttcttcGACACTCCATCCTCCTGCACCTCTGAGGTTTGAAAAGAATTTAAACTGCGCCTTCTTTCCCTCAAACTGTCCCGGAGCTCGCCTACATCCTCCGCCCCGAGACGAGGCTGTTCAGATGGAAATCccgaagctgctgcagcttcctgagGCTGAAGGTGGTCCTGAGATGCTGCATCTCTTCTCTCACAGTGCTTGACCTTAGTGCAAACGTTTCCTTTTGCCTTATATGCACAATGAGATCTGGGCTCAGAGTCCATGATAACATCATGACCTGGATCACACATTTGTTCGCCTAAGTTTGTCCCTTCCACTCCGCCAACCCACTGCTCTGTGCTGCCTATGGGAGAGAGGCCACAGCACCAGGGGTGTGCTGCCTGCTCTGTAAACACGGTGAAATCAGCAAACCCCGTTTCCTCCTTGAAAGAGCAAGTGCCCGCTATGGAAGCCCCAGAGTTGTGGTCTTCTTCAGCATATCCGTTTGTGAGGTGCAAATTTGATTCAGCATTACAATCCTGCCCTTCCATGTCTATCTGTCGTCTGCTGGAACCCGAGTTCACAGTGGATACAGGTTGTGATTGTTCAACTGGgtgattaaagctgcagttgGGTTGATGGGTGGCTGGCTTTGTGGTAGGGGAAGGCTCTCTGAGGCTGGATGTTGGCCGAGTTGAATCAGCGAAGCCTCGAGGGGAGCAGGACACCCCGACAGAAAATCTCCCAAAGTCTCCAAACTCGTCTTCCTCTGATCCAGCCTCCCCGTCGCCATCATCCTCCagtggagggggagaggaggagtgcAAGGGCATGATGTATGGCTCCATGTGTTCACCTAACAGGACCTGAAGGCTTCATGCACCTGGGAgacaaaagtgaaaagaaaaggaagaggaggatcatgaacaagcagagaaaacattaaataaaatgtttgttgatgATGGTAATTGCTTAAAACAAGATAGTTGGTCTACTCATGGAGTCCGAGTGTGTCAGGAGATAAAATGATTTTTGCTTTAGACTACAGGTGAGTTGGTGTTATTTGTGGTGCAGCCTTGTCTGTAGGCTCTTCTCTCAGAGCAGATTTACTACGATGAGATCAACGTCCTCATGACATGCATGCAGAATGAGTGCAAACAGTACATCGTCTTGCTACCT is a window of Seriola aureovittata isolate HTS-2021-v1 ecotype China chromosome 14, ASM2101889v1, whole genome shotgun sequence DNA encoding:
- the LOC130181370 gene encoding aftiphilin-like; translated protein: MEPYIMPLHSSSPPPLEDDGDGEAGSEEDEFGDFGRFSVGVSCSPRGFADSTRPTSSLREPSPTTKPATHQPNCSFNHPVEQSQPVSTVNSGSSRRQIDMEGQDCNAESNLHLTNGYAEEDHNSGASIAGTCSFKEETGFADFTVFTEQAAHPWCCGLSPIGSTEQWVGGVEGTNLGEQMCDPGHDVIMDSEPRSHCAYKAKGNVCTKVKHCERRDAASQDHLQPQEAAAASGFPSEQPRLGAEDVGELRDSLRERRRSLNSFQTSEVQEDGVSKKDGEKSVSTAPQTLSVYESASDDLASSCDDLSFADLEPNVSSLASQGDQTDWDQTDDEDEDLGNSSMANLSRSEAEKGFHHCDQPATQETSATSNQSHSVTHTEDEFADFNDSSCEHHRDQEGVQTADVRVLSLGNLPPSDSFADFCSAPTQEDGEGSWAEFQDQRAQEEGNSWTQDRDQVSSFQPDGDTEEEQNREGQYGVLRRNSCQASLSCRIQQLLWASFPEVVVPTVEGEEKPLSLGALFHTRHLPEGEEERMPELSAAQCVQQGLWWPHQDVHSAVGLQFQWGGSHSNRTLLRCLGVDTRNIIFIGMKKQPVAVPAFASSLGMLEPTKDSVPAVCSPGHTAVTAQTPTGTRTPSADSMREALPSRQMDWSSNGLSSSQDGTSPRRAPHFWGRK